The genomic stretch CCCGAAATGAGGTCCGGCAGCCAGCGGCCCTTCACATCGTTGCTGCCGTGCTTGAGCGCTGTCGCGGCGAGCACGGAAGAGGACAGGAAGGGCGACGGCGTGAGATTGCGCCCGATCTCTTCCAGCACGATTCCGGCTTCGACCTGGCCCATGCCGAGGCCGCCGTCGTCCTCGTCCACCAGCATGCCGGTGAAGCCCATTTCGGCGAACTGCTTCCACAGGCCATGGCCGAAACCATCCTTGCAGTCGCGGTCGCGCCAGTGGCGCAGCTGGTTCTTGATCGAACCTTCCTCGGCCATGAACTGGCTGGCGGTTTCGGCCAGCATCGCCTGGTCGTCGTCGTAGTACAGAGGCATCGGATCAGGCTCCCGGCAGGTCGAGGATACGTTTGGAAATGACGTTGAGCATCACTTCGCTCGTACCGCCTTCGATGGAATTGGCCTTGGTCCGCAGCCATCCGCGCGCAGCCTTGCCGCCGTTCGACGCTTCGCTTTCCCATTCGAGCGCGTGGCTGCCGCCGGCCGCCATGACCAGTTCGTTACGGCGCTTGTTGAGCTCGGTACCGGCGTATTTCATCATGTTCGGCTGTGCGGGATGGCCCTTGCCGGATTTAAGTTCGTCCATGAACTTCTCGCTCATGGCGGTGTAGGCCAGCGCATCGACGTCGAACATGGCGATCTCGGCGCGCAGCACCGGGTCGAGCGCGCCCTGGCGCGAGGTGACAGCGCCGAGCGAAGTCGCCCGGTCGCCGCCGCCGGTCGCCGAGATCATCTCGCGCTCATGGCCGAGGAGGTATTTCGCCACGTCCCAGCCGCGGTTGATTTCGCCGACAAAGCCGGGAATGTCCTCGCCGTAGCTCTTCGGCACGGTGACATCGTCCATGAAGGTTTCGCAGAACGGGCTGTTGCCGCTGATCAGCTTGATCGGCTTGGTCGACACACCATCGCTGGCCATGTCGAAAAGCATGAAGGTGATGCCCTGGTACTTGTTCTCCTTATCGGTGCGGACGAGGCAGAAAATCCAGTCGGCTTCGTCGGCGTAGGAGGTCCAGATCTTCTGGCCGTTCACGACCCAGTGATCGCCCTTGTCCTCGCCGAAGGTCTGCATGGAGACGAGGTCGGAGCCGCTGCCCGGCTCGCTATAGCCCTGGCACCAGCGGATTTCGCCATTGGCGATCTCATTCAGGAAGCGCTGCTTCTGTCCTTCGGTGCCGAAGTGCAGCAGCGCCGGGCCGAGCATCCAGATGCCGAAGCTCGAGAGCGGCGGGCGGGCATTGATCGCAGCCATTTCCTGGCGGAGCACCTTGCCCTGCGCCGGGGTGAGGCCGGCGCCGCCATATTCCTTCGGCCATTCGGGAACGGTGTAGCCCTTTTCGCGGCAGGCCTCGAACCAGACCTTTTGCGCATCGTTCTTGAAGCTGGCGTTGCGCCCGCCCCAGTAAACGTCTTCCTCGTCGCGGACTGGCTCGCGCATTTCGGGTGGGCAATTGGCTTCCAGCCATTGGCGCGTTTCGGCGCGGAAGGCTTCGAGATCGCTATCGGACATGGCCATGATCCTCTCTGTTCTGAAACATCGGTATGTTGACGCTAACGTTAGGAGGATTCGGCCACCGGGTGCAAGGGTGCACACGACGACCTGCAATGCCGTAGCGTCAGGCGGAATGCGTTGACGAGCGGGGCAGCGCGCCTAAGCTGGAGGCGGAGAAATTCGGGGAGAGAGTAGGCATGCGATTCTCTGGCAAGACGGTCGTGATTACCGGCGCCGCATCGGGCATCGGCGCGGAAACGACGCGCCTGTTCGCCAGCGAAGGCGCGACCGTTTTCGCCAGCGACATCGATGCCGAAAACGGCGCGAAGCTCGCGAGCGAAACCGACGGCGACGTGCGGTTCGCCGAGTGCGACGTCTGCGATCCTGCGGCCATGAAGGCACTGATGGACCGCGCGGCAAGCGAGACCGGCGGGATCGATGTCGTCTTCAATAATGCCGGAGCGGGCGGCGCGCGCCCGCCGATCGACGAGATCGAACCCGATGAGTGGGACCGCACGATGGACCTGCTGCTGCGCTCGGTCGCGATGGGTATCCGCTATGCGGTGCCGCATATGAAGGGGCGGAAAGGTGCGAGCATCGTCAACGTCTCCAGCGTTGCCGCGGTGGGCCCGGGCTATTCGCCGACCGCCTATGCCGTGGCGAAGGCCGGCGTATTGCACCTCACCAAATGCGCAGCGACCGATCTCGCGCAATTCGGCATCCGCGTGAACGCGATCCAGCCGGGCTTCATCAATACGAACATCTTTACTGCGAGCCTGGAAATTACCGGCGAGATGCGATCTATGGCCAATGCGGCAATCGCGCAGATGTCCTCAAATGCCCAGCCGGTCGCCCGGGGCGGACAGCCCCGTGACATCGCTAATGCGGTCGCCTTCCTAGCGGGCGAGGAAGCGAGCTTCATGACCGGGGCCTCGCTGATCGTCGACGGCGGGATCACGCTCGGTCCCCGGCATAGCTGGGATCCGGAGGAACCGGGCCTGTTCGCCGCACTCGAGGCGATGGAAGAGCAGGCGAAACAGGGCGCTGCCGCCACCTGATGTCATTCGTCGACGGCCCTCTCTCCCAAAGACTGAAGCTGGTCCACGGCTCCGGCGCGGTGGCCTTCGGCGTGAAGGATTCAGGGTTCAGCTTCTTCCTGCTGCCGTTCTACAATCTCGTACTGGGCGTCGATGCGGGCGTCGTCGGTGCGGCGCTGGCTACCGCGCTGGTCGTCGATGCGCTGGTCGATCCGCTGATCGGCCATCTGTCCGACCGGACCTACACGCGCTGGGGTCGCAGGCTGCCGTGGCTCTATGTTGCACCTTGGCCGCTCGCCCTGCTGTGGACGGTGCTGTGGTCCCCGCCCTTCACCGGTACGCCCGGCTTCTGGGAGATCGTCGCACTGGCCGTGGGCGTGCGGCTGCTGCTCTCCGCCTGCGAGGTCCCCTCGGTCAGCCTGGTTCCCGAAATCACCGACGATTACGACGAGCGCACCACGCTGTTTCGCTATCGCTTCCTGTCGGGCTGGATCGGCGGATTGCTGATGATGGTGCTGGCCTTCACGATCTTCCTGCCCACGCCCGAAGCGCAATTGCAACCCGAAGGCTATGCGCAATTCGGCCTCTTCGGGGCGGGCCTGATGGTGCTCGCGGTCATCGGTTCGGCGGCGGCGCAGCACAGGATCGTGGCGCAGCTTCCGGCGCATCGACCGCCCCCGTTCTCGCTACGCGGCGCGTTCGCCGAAATCTTCGATGCGTTTCGCGAGAAGGCCTTCGTGATCTTCGCCCTCGGCGGTCTGGCCGCATATGTGCTGCAGGGAATGACCTTCTCGATCACGCAATATGTGAACCTCTACGTCTGGCAATTCAGCGAGCTCGCTTTCCGGCTTTACCCGGTGGTGCTGTTTTTCTCCGTCGTGCTGATGTTCGTCATCGTCGGCCCGCTGCACCGCGCCTGGGGCAAGCCAAAATCGGCAGCGGTGGCGGCCATCGTCGGCCTGACCTTTTACTGCCTGCCCTATATGCTGCTGCTGGCAGGGGCCTGGCCTACCACCGGCACTACCGCCTCGACCGCCCTGCTGTACGTCTTCCTCATCTGCGCCAACACGGCGAGCGTCGTGTCGATCATCTCCGCCACCTCCATGGTCGCCGAGATCGTCGAGGCTTTCGAGGAGCGGACCGGCAAGCGCGCCGAGGGCACGTTCTATTCGGGCAACTGGCTGGTTCAGAAATGCGCGACCGGGGGCGGCATCCTGCTGACCAGCCTGATTGTCCAGTCGATCGATCTTGCGCCCGGGACGCCGCAATCGCAGGTGACGCAGGAAACCGTCACCCAGCTGGTGGTGCTCTTCGTCGCGGCCGCCAGCATGCTCGGCCTCATCGCCGCCTTTTGGCTCGGCCGCTTCCCGATCACGCGCGAGCAGCACGAGGCCCGTGTGGCGGCCCGGCGCGCTTCCGACCCTGAATTCCCCAAGGCGATCGACGATGCGGTACGCGCCGATCCCGACGGCCACACGATAACCCCCTAGGCGTGCAGGTGGAGGCTTGGCTTGCGCCGCCGCATCTGCCAGTTTCATGAAGCAACCGATCTGAGAGAAGAGGAAAACACGATGGATTTCGAACCCACTGAGAAACAAGTATTCTGGCGCGACCGGGTGAAGAACTTCATCGAGCAGCACGTGCGTCCGGCCATCCCCACCTATCGCGAACAGGATGCGGAAGGCGATCGCTGGAAGGTGATCCCGGTCGTCCAGGAACTTAAGGCCAAGGCCAAGGCGGATGGCATCTGGAATCTCTTCATGCCGCCGCGCAACGAAGGCCATCACCATGTCGAGGAGACCTATGAGTTCGACGGTCCCGGCCTGACTAATCTCGAATATGCGCTCTGCGCCGAAGAAATGGGCCGCGTCGGCTTCGCGTCCGAAGTCTTCAACTGCTCCGCGCCCGATACCGGCAACATGGAAGTGTTCCACCGCTATGGCACGCGCGAGCAGAAGGACGAGTGGCTGACGCCATTGATGAACGGCGAAATCCGCTCCGCCTTCCTCATGACCGAGCCTTACACGGCCAGCTCCGACGCGACGAACATCGAGACCCGCATCGAACGCGACGGCGACGAATATGTCATCAATGGCCGCAAGTGGTGGTCCTCGGGCCTCGGCGATCCGCGCTGCAAGGTCTCGATCGTCATGGGCAAGACCGACTTTTCCGCCGGTCGCCATGCGCAGCAGTCGATGGTCCTCATGCCGAACGATGCGCCCGGCGTGAACATCATCCGCCACCTGCCCGTCTTCGGTTACGACGATGCCCCGCACGGGCACATGGAAGTCGAGCTGAAGGATGTGCGCGTCCCCGTGACCAATATGCTGCTGGGCGAAGGTCGCGGTTTCGAGATCGCGCAGGGCCGCCTCGGCCCGGGCCGCATCCACCACTGCATGCGCACCATCGGCGTGGCCGAAGAAGCGCTGGAGAAGATGTGCAAACGCCTGCAGGAGCGCGAAGCCTTCGGCAAGCCGATCTACAAGCACTCGGTATGGGAAGAGCGCGTCGCCCGCGCCCGCATCGATATCGACATGACCCGCCTGCTCTGCCTGAAGGCCGCCGACATGATGGACAAGGTCGGCAACAAGGCGGCCAAGCAGGAGATCGCCATGATCAAGGTGCAAGCGCCGAACATGGCCCTGCGGATCATCGACGATGCCATCCAGGCCCATGGCGGTGGCGGCGTGAGCGAGGACTACGGCCTTGCGAGCGCCTATGCCCACCAGCGCACGCTGCGCCTGGCGGACGGTCCGGACGAGGTCCACGCCCGCTCCATCGCACGCATGGAATTCGCCAAGCATACGCCGAACGAAGGGCCGAGCAGTAATGCCCTGCGCAACAGCAACGCCCAGTCGGCCAGCGCCGGCAGCGCAGCGGCCAGCGCCGGCATGTCCAGTGGCGATGTAGGAGCAACGCGCTGATGGCCAAAGCAGCAATACTCGAGCAGGTCGGCGGGCTGACGATCGGCGAGGTCGAACTCGCCGATCCGGCCCCGCACGAAGTCCTGATAGACACCAAGGCGTGCGGGCTGTGCCATTCGGACCTGCACTTTATCGACGGGGCCTATCCACACCCGCTTCCGGCCATTCCGGGCCATGAGGCGGCGGGTGTGGTGCGCGCGGTCGGCAGCGAGGTGAAGACCGTGAAACCGGGTGACCATGTCGTCTCCTGCCTCTCGGCCTTCTGCGGCCATTGCGAGTTCTGCGTGACCGGGCGCATGGCGCTGTGCATGGGAGCGGACACGCGCCGCGACCAGACGGCACCGCCGCGCATCACCCGCAATGGTGGCGAAACCGTGGCCCAGATGCTCAATCTGTCGGCCTTTGCCGAACAGATGCTGATCCACGAGCATGCCTGCGTCGCCATCGACAAGGACATGCCGCTGGACCGTGCTGCCGTGATCGGCTGTGCGGTCACGACCGGAGCAGGCGCGATCTTCAACGCCTGCTCGGTCGTTCCGGGCGAAAGTATAGCGGTCGTCGGCTGCGGCGGCGTTGGGCTCGCGGCCATCAATGCGGCCAAGATTACCGGTGCCGGCAAAGTCATCGCGATCGATCCGCTGCCCGAAAAACGTGCCCTGGCCGAAACGCTGGGCGCAACGCACACGATCGACGCCATGGCGGACGATGCAGTCGAACAGGTCATGAAGATCACCGGCGGCGGCGTGCATCATGCAATCGAAGCTGTCGGCCGGCAAGCGAGCGCGGACCTGTGCGTGAAGATCCTGAGGCGCGGCGGCACGGCGACGATCCTCGGTATGATGCCATTGGACTGCAAGGTCGGCCTCGGCGCGATGGACCTGCTTTCCGGCAAGAAGCTGCAAGGCGCGATCATGGGGATGAACCATTTCCCGGTCGATCTGCCGCGCCTGGTGGATTTCTACATGCGCGGACTGCTCGATCTCGACACGATCATAGCGGAGCGCATTCCGCTCGAGAAGATCAACGAGGGGTTCGAGAAAATGAAGCAGGGCACCTCGGCGCGCAGCGTGGTGGTGTTCGATTGATGTCGGAACAGCAAATCGACTTCGACAAGGAAATGGTCGGCACGGTCGAAGTGTCGGACAAGGACGCGATGGACCTCGACACGCTGACGGCATGGTTCGAAGCCAATGTCGAGGGCTTCGAAGGACCGATCAGCTATTCGAAGTTCAAGGGCGGCCAGTCGAACCCGACCTACCGGATCGACACGCCGAACCAGTCTTACGTTCTGCGCCGCCAGCCCTTCGGTAAACTGCTGCCTAGCGCGCATGCGGTGGACCGCGAATACAAGGCCATGCATGCCCTCGGCCCGACCGGCTTTCCTGTGCCCAAGACCTATGGCCTGTGCGAAGACCCGGACGTCATCGGCTCGAAGTTCTTCGTCATGGGTCTCGCCGACGGGCGATCCTTGTGGAACGGTGCCCTCCCCGGCATCGACCCGAAGGACCGGCGCGAGATCTACAATGCCATGATCGACACCATGGCCGAGTTGCACCTGCGCAAGCCGGACGAAATCGGCCTGTCCGACTTCGGCAAGCCCACCGACTATTGCGCTCGCCAGATCTCTCGCTGGTCGAAACAGTACAAACTCTCCGAAACCGAGCATATGCCGCAGATGGAGCGGTTGATCGAATGGCTCCCGCAGACGATCCCGCCGCAGCACGAAAGCAGCGTGGTCCATGGCGACTACCGGCTCGACAACATGATCTTCGAAAAGGATGCCAATCGCGTGCTCGCGGTGCTCGACTGGGAGCTGTCGACGCTGGGCGATCCGATCGCGGATTTCAGCTACCTCATGCTCAACTGGCACAACCCGGCAGACGGGCGCGCGGGGTTGCTCGGCCTCGACTTGGACGAGCTCGGCATCCCGACGCAGCAGGAAGCAGTCGATCGCTATGTCGCCAAGACCGGCTATCCGGTGCCGCCGATGGACTGGTACTTTGCTTACAACCTCTTCCGGCTGGCCGGCATCATGCAGGGCATCAAGAAGCGGGTGATCGACGGTACGGCATCGTCCGCCCACGCCAAGAACATGTCCGAGCGCGTCGCGCCGCTGGTGGAGCGCGCCTACCAGTTCGCGCAGGCTGCGGGGATGGACTAGCGCGGCTGGGCTGCTAACGAGCGCTCCGAAACGAACACGGAGACCAGCATGAGCGCCGACCTTGAAACCCGCATCGAAGCCGCGTGGGAAGACCGCGCGAACGTGACGCCAAAATCGGGCGACGTGCGCGAGGCGGTCGAGGCTGCGCTCAAGATGCTCGACAGCGGAAAGGGTCGCGTCGCCGAGCCCGACGGTAAGGGCGGCTGGCAGGTCAACCAGTGGCTCAAGAAGGCCGTGCTGCTCAGCTTCCGGCTTAACGACAACCGCGTGATGGACGGCGGCAGCGCCGGTCACCCCGCCTTCGACAAGGTGCCGAGCAAGTTCGCTGGCTGGGACGATGCCCGGTTTCGCGAAGCCGGTTTCCGCGTCGTGCCCGGCGCAGTGGCCCGCGAGGGGGCCTATATCGCCCCCGGCTGCGTGCTGATGCCGAGCTTCGTCAACATCGGCGCCTATGTCGGCAAAGGCACCATGGTCGATACCTGGGCCAGCATCGGCAGCTGTGCCCAGATCGGCGAGAACTGCCACATCTCCGCCGGCGCCGGCATCGGCGGCGTCCTCGAACCTATGCAGGCGAACCCGACCATCATCGGCGACAACTGCTTCATCGGCGCGCGCAGCGAGATCGTCGAAGGGGTGATAGTCGGCGAAGGCAGCGTCGTCGCGATGGGCGTCTTCATCACCCAGTCGACCAAGATCGTCTATCGCGACACGGGCGAGATCATCCGCGGGCACATCCCGCCCTATTCCGTGGTGGTGCCCGGCTCACTGCCAGGCAAGGATGGCGGACCCGGCCTCGCCTGCGCCGTCATCGTCAAGACGGTAGACGCGCAAACCCGCGAGAAAACGGGCATCAACGACTTGTTGCGCGACTGATCCGCAGGCCTGTAAAAGGGAACATTCGCCGCTGAGGCGCGTATCGCAGCAAATGGTCGAAACGACCGGGAGGTATTCTCACAATGGAAAAGCATGATGGTCACGTCCACGTGGACGAAGTCGAAGCGAGCGGCGGCAGCAAGGAAGGCGTCGTACGCTGGGTACTTGCCGGAGGACTGCTGCTGGCAATCCTGCTGATGTCGATCGTCTGGATCATACCCGCCATGACGCAGGGTGATGTCGAAGAAGAGGCCACCGTGAGCGGTGAGATCTCCACCATGGAGAGCGACGGCGACAATACCGACAGCATCGTGGGAACTGGATCTTCGACCGATCTCGGAGACGATCAGGAACCGACGATGGACGCCGATGTTCAGGAAGAAGACGGATTGAGCGTCATCGAGAACAACTGATCGAGGTAGAGCCCCATGAGCAATTCCAATAGTTTCCAGACCGACCAGTACGTCGAATGGGAGTGGGGGAACGGCAAGGGCAAGGGCCAGATCAAGGAACGCTTCGAGCGCGAAGTGACCCGCACGCTTCAGGGCAGCGAAGTTACCAAGGATGGCGACGAGGACAATCCGGCCTATCTGATAAAGCAGGAAGACGGCGACGAGGTCTTGAAGCGCGGCTCCGAACTTTCGGCGCAGAACTGATGCCGAAAGCCAAAAGCAAAGCGCAGCAGCAGGCCGCTGGAGCCGCTCTGTCCGCCAAGCGCGGAGAGACAAAAGTGTCCGACCTGCAGGGCGCGTCCAAGGACATGTATGAGAGCATGAGCGAGGACGAACTCGACGAAATGGCGTCGACCGACCGCTCCGACCTGCCCGACACGGCGGACGACGATTGATGGACGGGGACAAGAAGGACGAGGTCTATTCCGATTTTACCGACTGCGTGAACATGCAGCCGAAAGAACTCGAGGAATGGCTCGATACCGAAAAGTCGAAATCGGTCGGCGACAATGACGGCGGCGAAAGCACCGGCCACCGGTCGGGCCGCCGGATCGTCGAGATCAAGCGGACGAAGAAAGACGACCTGACGGACAGCCAGTACGAGCACATGCAGAAGGTCGTCGGCTATGTGCACCGTCACACCGCGCAAAAGCCTTCCGGCGACATCGAAGAAAGCGATTGGCGCTACAGCCTGATGAACTGGGGTCACGACCCCTGTAAATGAGCCGACCGGGGAGGTTCAGTCCTCCCCGTCGCGCGGCGCACCCACAGCATATTCGATCGGCGTAGCGTTCCGCTGGGTTGCCGCATAGGCCTCCGCCGCGCGCAAGACCCGCATCATGTTGCGCGAGGAAATCTTTTCGAGATCCTCCTGCGAATAGCCGCGCCGGGCCAGTTCGACGAATAGCGCCGGATAGCCGGTTACGTCTTCCATGCCGACCGGGCCGTTGGGCATGCCGTCGTAATCCCCGCCGATGCCGATGTTGTCGATCCCGGCGACTTCGCGGACATGGTCGATATGGTCGGCCATATCGGAGATAGTCGATACCGGCGCGCGGTTCTCCGCATCCCAGACCGCAAGCTGCGCTTCGACTTCGTCGGGCCGACCGGGAAGCAGAGCTTCGAGCCGCGCCTGCTCCGAAGCGCGATTGGCGGAATGCTGGCGCAAATCCTCGGTCAGGAACCACGGTAGTGCCACCACCATCACGATGCCGCCATTCTGCGGCAGGCGGGCGAGCACGCTGTCCGGCACGTTGCGCAAATGGCCGTTGATCGCCCGCGCGCCGGAGTGACTGAAGATTACCGGTGCACCGGCCACGTCGATCGCATCGTGCATCGCCTCCTCGCTGACATGGCTGAGATCGACCAGCATGCCGATGCGATTCATCTCGCGCACGACGTCCATGCCGAAAGCGTTCAATCCGCCATGCTTGGGCGCGTCGGTCGCACTATCGGCCCAACTCAGTGTGGTGCCATGGGTCAGCGTCATATAGCGGGCACCGAGATCGTACATCTGGCGCAACACGGCAAGGCTCGATCCGATCGAGTGCCCGCCTTCCATCCCGAGCAATGAGGCCACGCGCCCCGCCGCCATCGCCTGTTCGACGTCGTCTGCAGTCAGCGCGAGCTGCAGCGTGTCGGGATAGCGCGCGATCAACCGCTTGGTCACGTCGATCTGCTCGATGGTCGCCTGCACGGCTTCGGGTTCCGGCAGGCTGGCGCTGACATAGACCGACCACCACTGCGCGCCGACCTTGCCGGTGCGCAGGCGCGCAATGTCGGTGTGCATCGCAGCCCGATCCTCGGTCGCCGTATCGAGCGTGTCGGCGAAATCGAAATCGTTGATGCGGTTGTCGAACCGGCTGCGAAGCTGGATCGGCACGTCGTTGTGGCCATCCCACACCGGCGCCGCTTCGAGCGCAGCTGCGGCGGTTTGCTCGGCCCGGTCCTGTGCGGCGAGCGGGCTGGTCGTGATGAGAAACGCGGCGGCGAGAGCGAGTGTGCGCATAAATGGAACCCCTTGCGATGTCGTGGGCTGTCCTAGCAAAGACAGACTGCAAGGAAAGGCGGGAATGATGACGATCGAAGCACGGTGGAACGGCGAGACCCTGGCGCGGAGCGACGACACAGTCGTCGTGGAGGGTAATCATTATTTTCCGGCCAAGGATGTGGCGCGCGGCGTTCTGACGACCAGCGACAAGACCACCACCTGCCCGTGGAAAGGCACGGCACAGTACCATTCGATCAATGCGGGCGGCGCAATCAATCCCGACGCCGCATGGTACTATCCCGAACCGAAGCCCGACGCCGCCCATATCAAGGGCCGCATCGCTTTCTGGAATGGTGTCGAGGTGGTCGAGGTTTGAGCAACCTCGAAGCAGAAATTCTGAAAATGCTCGGCCGTCGCGCCGAAGGCGCGACTTTGTGCCCCAGCGAGGTGGCCCGCTTTGTGTCCCCCGATGACTGGCGTGCGGAGATGATTGCAGTGCATGCTGCGACCGACAAATTGGTCAGCCGCGGCGAATTCTCGCTCAGCTGGAAAGGCGAACCGATGCCACGGCGCAAAGGACCTTACCGTATCGGCAAGCCTTCCCAATGATCCAGGTGGTCGTCAGACTGTTGCTGGCGGTTTTCTTTGCAACCGCCGGGTATCTGCATCTTGCGCGCCCGGAACCGTTTCTCACGATCATGCCACCTTGGGTGCCCATGGCCGAAGCCGTCGTGTTCTGGACCGGCATTGCCGAACTGCTGGGCGCAGTCGCTTTGTTCCAGGGCGTCTCGATACCGTTGCGTCGAGCCGGCGCGATCGGCCTCGCGCTTTACGCAGTGTGCGTGTTTCCGGCAAATATCCATCACTTCGCGCTCGACATGGCGCGCCCCGATGGCGGGCTGGGGCTCGGCTATCACATACCGAGAATGTTCGCGCAGCCACTCGTGATCTGGCTCACGCTGTGGTCCGGCGGCGTCACGGACTGGCCGTTTCGCCGCCGGTCCTGAGCAGGATCAGCTCATGTGCTTCGAGACGGCGCCCGTCATCTTGAACATGGAGATCTGTTCCTTGCCGATCACCGCGCCGAGCTTGTCGTCGGGGTTGATCATGCGCTTGTCCTTGGAATCCTGCAGGTTGTTCGCCTTGATGTGATCCCACACCTTCGACGTGACCTGGGCGCGGGTCATGGGACCCTTGCCGACCACGTTTTCCAGTTCCGGCGTCAGGTTCACCGGCTTCTGCAATGCGTTGTTCTTGCCAGCCATGATAATTCCTTTCCTTGGCTATGCTTCAATCATCGTCGTCGAGATCCTCTAGGTCCAGTTCCTCGACCTGATGGCCTTCGAACCGGGCGGTGAGGACCGCGGCGGCGGTCACGTGTCCGTCCAGATTTCGGACGAGTTCCTCATGCGTCGCACCCGGCATCAATGTGAGCGGGAGATCGACGGCAAAAAGCTGAAACAGGTAACGATGCTCTTCTCCAAGCGGCGGGTCGGGCAGGAGCCATTCGGAATTCCCATGGGCGTTCTTGCCGGTGCGCGGCGGGACTTCCCCTTCCAGCAGCTTGCCCTTCTGGCCGGGCAGCCCCCAAACCGTCCAATGCACCTGGCCCGTAACGATATCCTCTGCGACCAGCACCAGTTCCTGCGTACCCGGCGGCGGCGCGGTCCATTCGAGCGGCGGCGCGACCGCATCTTCTTCGATCGCAGTAAAAGAGGGGTCGAGCTCGCCACCGTGGCGAAAAGCGTCGCTCGCCAGCGCGAAGCCGGAGCGACCCAGAGCCTTTTCCTCGGCCACCTTCGCCAAGGTGGGTGCATGCGGCACCTCCCCTCCACCGATCGCCTGTTGGATCCAACCCGGTACGCCGCTCGACATGCTTGCTCCTATGCCCGGCGCACACTGCGCGCGCCTTTCGATAGGAGAGTAAGGCACAGGGACGGGAGGAAAACCATGTGCGGTGGAGGAATTTGCACCGTTTTCCCCCCGTAAAAACCGAATTTCGCTATTTCCCCCGCCCTTTGGCTGCCTCCTTGATCAGCCCGGATTAATCCCCCATGCCGGAAACACGGGTTCCGTCGATCGGGACCGCAGGAATTTGGAGACATCGCATGTCTATGGGTCGCACCATTCTCAGCACCACTCTGGCCTTTTCGCTCGCCGCTTGCGGCGGAGGCGGGAGCGGCGGAAGCACTAGCGGTAGCGGCGGCGGAGCGACCGGCGGAGGCAGTACGAATCAGTGCTCCTTGAGCCAACGCCAGGATTGGGTCCTGGCCCAGCTGAACGAGTGGTACCTGTTCCCGAACCTGCTCGACACCTCGGTATCGAAGGCGAATTACGACGGCGTCCAGTCCTACATCAACGCTCTTGTGGCACCCGCCCGCGCGCAAAACCGTGATCGCTTCTTCACCTACATCACCTCAATTGAAGAAGAGAACGATCTTATCCAGAACGGCTCCAACGCGGGTTTCGGCGTTCGCCTGAGCTACGACACGCAGGCGCGGCGAGTATTCGTGGTGGAAGCCTTCGAAAACGCCCCTGCCTTTGCCGAAGGGATCGACCGGGGGACGGAAATTCTCGCCATCGGCGGCCAGACGGTGGCTGACATCATGGCGGCCAATCCGAATAATCCCGCAGGTGCGGTTAGCAACGCCCTTGGCCCGAGCGAGCCCGGGGTCACCCGCGAATTGCGGATTCGCCAGCCGGACGGCACGGAAAGCAGGGTCTCTGTAGCCAAAGAGGAATACAGTCTCGATCCGCTGTCCGATCGCTACGGCTCGCTGATCCTGGACAACGGCGGGACCAAGGTCGGTTACATAAACCTGCGGACCTTCATCG from Qipengyuania profundimaris encodes the following:
- a CDS encoding phosphotransferase family protein; translated protein: MSEQQIDFDKEMVGTVEVSDKDAMDLDTLTAWFEANVEGFEGPISYSKFKGGQSNPTYRIDTPNQSYVLRRQPFGKLLPSAHAVDREYKAMHALGPTGFPVPKTYGLCEDPDVIGSKFFVMGLADGRSLWNGALPGIDPKDRREIYNAMIDTMAELHLRKPDEIGLSDFGKPTDYCARQISRWSKQYKLSETEHMPQMERLIEWLPQTIPPQHESSVVHGDYRLDNMIFEKDANRVLAVLDWELSTLGDPIADFSYLMLNWHNPADGRAGLLGLDLDELGIPTQQEAVDRYVAKTGYPVPPMDWYFAYNLFRLAGIMQGIKKRVIDGTASSAHAKNMSERVAPLVERAYQFAQAAGMD
- a CDS encoding dipeptidase, which produces MRTLALAAAFLITTSPLAAQDRAEQTAAAALEAAPVWDGHNDVPIQLRSRFDNRINDFDFADTLDTATEDRAAMHTDIARLRTGKVGAQWWSVYVSASLPEPEAVQATIEQIDVTKRLIARYPDTLQLALTADDVEQAMAAGRVASLLGMEGGHSIGSSLAVLRQMYDLGARYMTLTHGTTLSWADSATDAPKHGGLNAFGMDVVREMNRIGMLVDLSHVSEEAMHDAIDVAGAPVIFSHSGARAINGHLRNVPDSVLARLPQNGGIVMVVALPWFLTEDLRQHSANRASEQARLEALLPGRPDEVEAQLAVWDAENRAPVSTISDMADHIDHVREVAGIDNIGIGGDYDGMPNGPVGMEDVTGYPALFVELARRGYSQEDLEKISSRNMMRVLRAAEAYAATQRNATPIEYAVGAPRDGED
- the dapD gene encoding 2,3,4,5-tetrahydropyridine-2,6-dicarboxylate N-succinyltransferase, with translation MSADLETRIEAAWEDRANVTPKSGDVREAVEAALKMLDSGKGRVAEPDGKGGWQVNQWLKKAVLLSFRLNDNRVMDGGSAGHPAFDKVPSKFAGWDDARFREAGFRVVPGAVAREGAYIAPGCVLMPSFVNIGAYVGKGTMVDTWASIGSCAQIGENCHISAGAGIGGVLEPMQANPTIIGDNCFIGARSEIVEGVIVGEGSVVAMGVFITQSTKIVYRDTGEIIRGHIPPYSVVVPGSLPGKDGGPGLACAVIVKTVDAQTREKTGINDLLRD
- a CDS encoding DUF427 domain-containing protein, with the protein product MTIEARWNGETLARSDDTVVVEGNHYFPAKDVARGVLTTSDKTTTCPWKGTAQYHSINAGGAINPDAAWYYPEPKPDAAHIKGRIAFWNGVEVVEV
- a CDS encoding DUF3253 domain-containing protein, giving the protein MVLSRTEARRRPYQGPHRFLEWCRGGRGLSNLEAEILKMLGRRAEGATLCPSEVARFVSPDDWRAEMIAVHAATDKLVSRGEFSLSWKGEPMPRRKGPYRIGKPSQ
- a CDS encoding DoxX family protein, whose product is MIQVVVRLLLAVFFATAGYLHLARPEPFLTIMPPWVPMAEAVVFWTGIAELLGAVALFQGVSIPLRRAGAIGLALYAVCVFPANIHHFALDMARPDGGLGLGYHIPRMFAQPLVIWLTLWSGGVTDWPFRRRS
- a CDS encoding SWIB/MDM2 domain-containing protein; its protein translation is MAGKNNALQKPVNLTPELENVVGKGPMTRAQVTSKVWDHIKANNLQDSKDKRMINPDDKLGAVIGKEQISMFKMTGAVSKHMS
- a CDS encoding DUF2945 domain-containing protein — protein: MSNSNSFQTDQYVEWEWGNGKGKGQIKERFEREVTRTLQGSEVTKDGDEDNPAYLIKQEDGDEVLKRGSELSAQN
- a CDS encoding DUF3140 domain-containing protein, translated to MDGDKKDEVYSDFTDCVNMQPKELEEWLDTEKSKSVGDNDGGESTGHRSGRRIVEIKRTKKDDLTDSQYEHMQKVVGYVHRHTAQKPSGDIEESDWRYSLMNWGHDPCK
- a CDS encoding DUF3008 family protein, producing the protein MPKAKSKAQQQAAGAALSAKRGETKVSDLQGASKDMYESMSEDELDEMASTDRSDLPDTADDD